Proteins encoded in a region of the Mesoflavibacter profundi genome:
- the porW gene encoding type IX secretion system periplasmic lipoprotein PorW/SprE → MKIALKITLVTLCFALTITSCSRKKDSFINRNFHAVTAEYNTLFNGFNALDQGRNSLNSSYFDNYWEILPVERMQVTDEIILPGQSKNADFTRAEEKAVKAIQKHGMNIQGKEYNPQIDEAYLLLGQARYFDQRFVPALNAFNKILSSYAASDKINTAKVWREKTNMRLDNNEIAIENLKRLLDQEELEDQQLADATSTLAQAYINLEQLDTAIVHIKTASKATKKNEEKGRFNFIKGQLYNALKYKDSANMAFDQVIDLNRKIPRQYLIAAEVEKAKNFDYENGNKIEFLEHLTKLEKNRENRPFLDKIYHQIAQFHLENKFDSLAIAYYNKSLRTNSQDKILVAKNYQTLGDYYFDDAQYKLAGAYYDSTLTNMVENSKPYRTIKKKNDNLEDVILYEGIADANDSILRLVAMPKSEQLSYFTTYTNGLKEEALAEQERLEIAQRKKGLEQTTNTTNKGFGPPSVSNPRATSSFYFYNPSTVAYGKNEFEQLWGERENKDNWRWSNSGRGNFSAQNSTTSVVENATEDQKYNPQYYIDQLPQTEKEIDSLIKDRNYAYYQLGLIYKEKFKEYQLAKQKFTTLLKSAPEERLVLPSKYNLYKIYEILGETNASEIAKQDIIENHADSRYAFILQNPNQAVADNQDSPENLYKQTYLLLEKQQFEKVISDSDTYLNYFDGDPIQPKFELLKATAKGRLYGYQTYVDGLNQIALDYANTEEGKQAQALVNSLQTLGDSSFKSNDISKNFKVVYQFDTTNKDQITEFKKQLDSAITKISYYDLATSVDVYNTDKTFVVVHGIKSIDGAKGFAQIINEEKQKSKKITKPFFAISQDNYQTVQIHKNLDTYLASQ, encoded by the coding sequence TTGAAAATAGCATTAAAAATAACCTTAGTTACTCTATGTTTTGCACTAACAATTACTAGTTGTTCGCGTAAAAAAGACAGTTTTATAAACCGAAACTTTCATGCTGTAACTGCAGAGTATAACACACTTTTTAACGGTTTTAATGCTTTAGATCAAGGTCGTAATAGCCTTAATTCTTCTTATTTTGATAATTATTGGGAGATTTTACCTGTAGAGCGTATGCAGGTAACAGATGAAATTATCTTACCAGGACAATCTAAAAATGCAGATTTTACTAGAGCAGAAGAAAAAGCTGTAAAAGCAATACAAAAACACGGGATGAATATTCAAGGAAAAGAATATAATCCGCAAATAGACGAAGCGTATTTACTTTTAGGGCAAGCCAGATATTTTGATCAACGTTTTGTACCAGCACTAAATGCGTTTAATAAAATATTATCAAGTTATGCTGCTTCAGACAAGATTAATACTGCAAAAGTTTGGAGAGAAAAAACAAATATGCGTTTAGATAATAATGAAATTGCTATCGAAAACCTTAAACGTTTACTAGATCAAGAAGAATTAGAAGATCAACAACTAGCAGATGCAACATCTACATTAGCACAAGCATACATTAATTTAGAGCAATTAGATACTGCAATTGTCCATATAAAAACAGCCTCTAAAGCCACTAAAAAAAATGAAGAAAAAGGACGATTTAACTTTATAAAAGGTCAGCTTTACAATGCTTTAAAATATAAAGACAGTGCTAACATGGCTTTTGATCAAGTTATAGATTTAAATCGTAAAATTCCTAGACAATATCTTATTGCTGCCGAAGTAGAAAAAGCCAAAAATTTTGATTACGAAAACGGTAATAAAATCGAATTTTTAGAGCATCTAACAAAACTTGAAAAGAATAGGGAAAACAGACCTTTTTTAGATAAAATTTATCATCAAATTGCCCAGTTTCATTTAGAAAATAAATTCGATTCTTTAGCAATAGCATATTACAACAAATCGCTTCGTACAAATTCTCAAGACAAGATTTTAGTAGCCAAAAACTACCAAACATTAGGAGATTATTATTTTGATGATGCACAATATAAATTAGCTGGCGCATATTACGATAGTACGTTAACAAATATGGTAGAAAACAGCAAACCATATAGAACGATAAAGAAGAAAAACGACAATCTAGAAGATGTTATCTTATACGAAGGAATTGCAGATGCTAACGATAGTATTTTAAGGTTGGTAGCAATGCCAAAATCTGAACAGCTATCGTACTTTACAACTTATACCAATGGTTTAAAAGAGGAAGCGCTTGCAGAGCAAGAACGTTTAGAAATTGCCCAACGTAAAAAAGGTTTAGAACAAACCACAAATACAACCAATAAAGGATTTGGTCCACCAAGTGTATCTAATCCTAGAGCAACATCAAGTTTTTACTTTTATAATCCATCTACAGTAGCTTACGGTAAAAACGAGTTTGAGCAACTTTGGGGAGAAAGAGAGAATAAAGATAATTGGCGATGGTCAAATTCTGGAAGAGGCAATTTTTCTGCACAAAACTCAACAACTTCAGTAGTAGAAAATGCAACAGAAGATCAAAAATATAATCCACAATATTATATTGATCAATTACCACAAACAGAAAAAGAAATTGATAGTTTAATAAAAGATAGAAATTATGCCTACTATCAATTAGGATTAATTTATAAAGAAAAGTTTAAAGAGTATCAACTGGCTAAACAAAAGTTTACAACCTTGTTAAAAAGTGCGCCAGAAGAACGTTTAGTACTTCCTTCAAAATATAATCTATATAAAATTTATGAAATTTTAGGTGAAACTAACGCGTCTGAAATAGCAAAGCAAGATATAATAGAAAATCACGCAGATTCTAGATATGCTTTTATTTTGCAAAACCCAAATCAAGCAGTTGCAGATAATCAAGATAGTCCAGAGAATTTATACAAACAAACCTATTTGTTGTTAGAAAAGCAGCAATTTGAAAAAGTAATAAGTGATAGTGATACCTATTTAAACTATTTTGATGGCGATCCAATACAACCAAAATTTGAATTATTAAAAGCGACAGCAAAAGGTAGATTATATGGTTATCAAACCTATGTAGATGGGTTAAATCAAATAGCTTTAGATTATGCCAATACAGAAGAAGGTAAACAAGCACAAGCATTAGTAAATAGTCTACAAACTTTAGGAGATAGTAGTTTTAAATCTAACGATATTTCAAAAAACTTTAAAGTAGTTTATCAATTTGATACAACAAATAAGGATCAAATAACCGAATTTAAAAAGCAATTAGATTCAGCAATTACAAAAATCTCCTATTATGATTTAGCAACATCTGTAGATGTTTACAATACAGACAAAACTTTTGTTGTAGTTCACGGTATAAAAAGTATAGATGGCGCTAAAGGATTTGCTCAAATTATTAACG